Proteins from one Hyperolius riggenbachi isolate aHypRig1 chromosome 2, aHypRig1.pri, whole genome shotgun sequence genomic window:
- the LOC137544337 gene encoding uncharacterized protein, translated as MFPDVLLLLCVAAYMRRRPRTRRYWVHPMLQERRRKGQFRTLYRDLRHHPEKFFGYTRMSVSSFDGLLAKLKDALRRQDTNFRLAITPTERLLITLRFLATGHSYAALHYQFLMGRSTIRYLVLDTCKLIWKVLQPEFMPTPDVPMWEANMQLFWEKHDFPNCLGAVDGKHVRLVMPAFTGSLYYNYKKLFSLVLMAVVDPNLKFIYVDVGAYGSSHDSSVFQHSRFGVKLRTGQMTLPPPRPWPDTVEPPYPCVFVADEAFALSEHVMRPYAQRDMIHKKVVFNNRLTKARQVVECAFGILANKWRIYHTAIKMQPKYAIIVVKATCILHNYVRTLDSMTIEEEEGDLSNSALVTLPPATLRGPISAIHNRDKLADYFVP; from the exons atgtttcctgATGTGCTGTTATTGCTCTGTGTAGCAGCATATATGAGACGTAGGCCAAGGACAAGGAGATACTGGGTGCATCCCATGCTACAAGAGCGGCGCCGGAAGGGTCAATTTAGGACCCTATATAGAGATTTGAGGCACCATCCAGAAAAGTTTTTTGGCTACACCCGCATGTCTGTGTCCAG TTTTGATGGCCTTTTAGCCAAACTGAAGGATGCCCTTCGCCGACAAGACACTAACTTTCGCCTAGCAATCACACCAACTGAGCGACTCCTCATAACATTGAG atttctggcaacagggCATTCATATGCAGCACTTCACTACCAATTCCTCATGGGAAGAAGTACAATCCGATACTTAGTTTTGGACACCTGCAAATTGATCTGGAAAGTACTTCAACCGGAATTTATGCCAACTCCTGACGTACCTATGTGGGAGGCTAACATGCAGCTTTTTTGGGAGAAACATGATTTCCCTAACTGCCTTGGAGCAGTGGATGGGAAACATGTCAGACTGGTTATGCCTGCATTCACTGGCAGTCtctattacaattataaaaaattattttcactAGTGCTCATGGCTGTTGTGGATCCTAATTTGAAATTTATCTATGTGGATGTTGGGGCTTACGGAAGTTCCCATGATTCCTCAGTCTTCCAGCACAGTCGATTTGGCGTGAAGCTTCGCACAGGCCAGATGACTTTACCACCACCACGCCCCTGGCCTGACACTGTAGAACCACCTTACCCCTGTGTGTTTGTGGCTGATGAGGCCTTTGCACTGTCTGAGCATGTTATGAGACCGTATGCACAGAGAGATATGATTCATAAGAAAGTAGTCTTTAATAACCGCCTGACCAAAGCCAGACAAGTAGTAGAATGTGCTTTTGGAATTCTGGCAAACAAATGGCGCATTTATCACACTGCTATAAAAATGCAACCAAAGTATGCTATAATAGTGGTGAAGGCAACAtgtattttgcataattatgtgaGAACACTAGATAGCATGACcatagaggaggaagagggggatcTTTCAAACAGTGCTCTTGTCACTTTACCACCAGCTACTTTACGTGGTCCCATTTCTGCCATTCACAACAGAGACAAATTAGCTGATTATTTTGTGCCATAA